The genomic segment CGGTGTGAGAGGCTGCCGGCTTGTCAGATGAGCTAGCATCATGCGCTCGGTACGACCTCCGGGTGCCGTTGATGGATAGCATGGCAGAGGGTTCTCCCCTCCACACTCGGGAAACACGGTCAGGGCCTGATAGTACACGATACGGGTGCCATCATTGGACCATTTCGGGTCGGCGCGGCCGTTCCATTCGGGATCATTGATGGCGCCACTTCCGGGGATTCCACTGCCCTCAGCATTGAGTTGTTGCCCAAAGTACGAACCCCGGTCACCATGACCATCGATGAGCCATGGCTGGAAGAATCGACGCCCCTGGTTGTTTCTCGTCGATGAGGCCGCGCTCGCGGAGACCAAGTCAGTCAACGGAGGAATGCCGCGCAGACCCGCCATGAACATTTGGCGTCCACTACCACGGGTGTCCATAGCCACGGTCCATTGGTCATCCGGAGACACGTCGACGGGATCCGTATATTCTGGGTGGGCAGTCAAGCGCCGGACCTTTCCAGTGATGAGGTCTGCAGCGAAGACATCAATGTTGGACGACTCGGCGGGGTACCCAATGTATGTGACTTCTTTGCCGGTACCGCTGAACCCGCGAAGCTCTCCAACAGTGATGGCATCATAGTTGATCCGAAGCAGAGAGCTGTCCTCCAGGTCAATCTCGACCGGCTGCTTATCGTTTGTGCTGAATAACAGATTGACATTGGCCAGATCATAACGGGGCACAAGTGGCTCGCCAGTTGTCGGTGCTTTGGTGAAAGCCAGCCTTCCTATGTATGCGAACTGGCTGACCTTACCGGACGTGACGGTGAAAGAGTTAAAGCCGAGATGCTCGTTGCCAGGATGGATGCGCAGCTCGCGAATGGTCCCGCCGATTCCTGACCCGTTCACGGCCGTGTTCCATCGGATTGGGTAGACGTGGACTTGATCAGGAGTGCAAGCTTCGCTGACAAGTTCAGCTGAACACTCGATGATTTGCGGTCCAGCAAGCAGGCGTTTGCCGTCCTTGAAGATTTGGGGGTAGTCGAGCGGCGCAACGAGTACAGCCTGGTCATCCGCAGATACGCCGCAAGTAATACACTTCCACGCATCACCGTTTGGAAACGTGCTGTTGTCGATCTTGACAATGACCAGCTGTGGGCCGCTGTATATGCTCGCCGGGTCGGGCGAGGCAGGGGCGCCGGTGAAGTTCACCGTCGCTACAACGTGGGCATCGTCTGGCAGGAAATCTCCGTTCTGGAGAGCGGGAGATCTCCCGATACACCCGGTGCCGCGGGGGTTGATTGCCTGAGTACATCCACCGACACCCTCGTCCGCGGTGACAGGGGGTAGAGGGAGCTCTGTGATGGTGATTGGCTCCGGCGCGGGAGGAGGCGGGACGTCAGCTTCCCGGTCCGCGATCTTGGAGTTTTGGGTACTGAAGTCATTGCTATCGGCATGTCTGCCGAAACGGGCCTGGTCTTCATGTTCGTCCGCCGGTGCGGCGTACGCAACGCTCGCGGCGCAAAGAATGCCAGTCAAGGCAGAAGTGAGACGCATCTTGAGGAACTTCTCAGCGGCGCCTGTGAGAGATGGCACCATAAGCTGAATCAGAAGGTGAACCAGACCAAGGAGGAATGTAAGACGAACACAGCTTCTTATGAGCATCTACGGAACCTTGAATCTCTCATCTTGCCGAGAGATCACCCTGTAACCTGATGTCCCGGCGGAAGACCCATCCCGCGGAAACAACAGGAAGATCTCACCTGGCAGAGCCCCAGATGCACAAAGGCTGGCAGTCCAAGCTTGACGAGGACGCAAGACCAAGGCAAACTGCGCCGTCTCCCGAGGTGTTAAGCGCCGATCTCAAAGCTTGAATATTCGTATGTATTCCGAAAATTCGGGCCGGGGCGGGTCTCTGCTATACGCGGAACGGAAGTCTCGAATACGGCGAATACGGCGGGGGAGGCGGGCTATACGCGTGGACATCCTTGGCTGCGAATGACGATGGACGGCTAGATCAATTTGGCAGGAAATTTTGAGTAAAAGTGTGCCACGTCGTAGGGATACTCCAGTATTCGACGCGAATGTGACGAAGTACGCTGCAACCGTCCAGTACTATCCTCTCTTGACAACTCATTGCCGCAGCGCAAGGCTGCACTTATAGCGTCAAGGCATGGTATGCCTATAGGAACCAGCCAAGCCCGTTGCGATGAGTAAACCAAGTTGAGGGCACCTTGTCATTCATACCCGGTTGACATGACAACTTCGGCTGATACGAATGAGTCCGATCTCTTGGTTGACTAATCTCTAAACCTGGCTCTGAAAAGCCCGACTACGTTGCAAACATCGTCACAATGCAGCAGAAAACAGGACCATCCTGATCCATGAGACATTGTCCTCTAGCACTATGATCCAAGTATGTACGTGAAGTATTGATTGCTTTTTTCAGAGTAAAGCGGTAATAAACACCGAAGTCTGCAGGCCAAGCAACCCTTCCGTGGCAACCAAACTCCCATCGACCATCTCCCAAGCAACATCGCCCCAAAGCACCTCAACAACCTCGCCTACCTCCACTCCATCCGGCAAAACAACTCTGATCTCGCCCGAAATCTCATCATAACTCAGATTGACCACACTGACAAGCACCTGCTTCTTCGCTTCATCAACCCACACCGCCGCATCAACCCTCTTCGCACCCTCAACAGCAAGATCCTGCATCCTCTCTGTGCCAAGCAAGAACTCTACCGCAGCTTCGTTAGTAAATACACTAGCCAACTTGCTCGTCAGACCCTCCAGCTCCGGCGTGGCCGGGTAATTCCACATCACGATGCCCTTTGCGCCGTGGTTGACCGACAGCACCGTCATGACAACCTCTTCCTCGGCGGTCGGGTACCGCGCCCAAAAGGTCTCGTTGCCAAATGCCTGCGGTGCAAACCACTGCGTCTTCTGCCATCCCAGGATCTCATCTCTACGGTAGAACTCGTCCAGTCGCACAGAGATATCCTCAAAATTACCCTCGCAGTCGTCGCAACCGCAGCACCCGTACGTGGCATTACACTCGGTGCCATACACTGTCGAAAACGTCGCGTTGATGGCGACGGGGTAAACGTCGCTCATGATGATATCCGCGCCGGCGCCGTACTCGGCGTAGTGAAAGTCCCAGCAGTTGAGCGCGAGGGAGACCGGGTGGTACGGGTCAATCGCCTTGATCTGCTCGTACGCCATCCCCGTGGAGTTGGCCGGGTTCGCCTTGCCGTCGGCCTCGTCGCTCTGGTACCACAGCAGGATGGACGGGTGAGTGCGCAGCCGGGTGACCTGGTCGACCATGTTTGTGAGGTTCGGCCAGGTCCATAGGACGTCGTAGCGCAGGTAGAGGCCC from the Colletotrichum lupini chromosome 3, complete sequence genome contains:
- a CDS encoding saponin hydrolase, translated to MVPSLTGAAEKFLKMRLTSALTGILCAASVAYAAPADEHEDQARFGRHADSNDFSTQNSKIADREADVPPPPAPEPITITELPLPPVTADEGVGGCTQAINPRGTGCIGRSPALQNGDFLPDDAHVVATVNFTGAPASPDPASIYSGPQLVIVKIDNSTFPNGDAWKCITCGVSADDQAVLVAPLDYPQIFKDGKRLLAGPQIIECSAELVSEACTPDQVHVYPIRWNTAVNGSGIGGTIRELRIHPGNEHLGFNSFTVTSGKVSQFAYIGRLAFTKAPTTGEPLVPRYDLANVNLLFSTNDKQPVEIDLEDSSLLRINYDAITVGELRGFSGTGKEVTYIGYPAESSNIDVFAADLITGKVRRLTAHPEYTDPVDVSPDDQWTVAMDTRGSGRQMFMAGLRGIPPLTDLVSASAASSTRNNQGRRFFQPWLIDGHGDRGSYFGQQLNAEGSGIPGSGAINDPEWNGRADPKWSNDGTRIVYYQALTVFPECGGENPLPCYPSTAPGGRTERMMLAHLTSRQPLTPPSVESLGDTIPWATPYVPGTHAPERPFPTNGNFTLKGKVSGWANVTITPNSGGGLPGTVAVEYHNYSDDGSNVLVGSEKVTSVNPSPTVEEIDWYSDLVQTGPSNGTKKTSSGGFRLTIDILTNIFQANGTLTTTIDGKEWLQPANRT